One Cryobacterium roopkundense genomic region harbors:
- a CDS encoding PKD domain-containing protein has product MLNLSDQMDTSTGGTGEPSTGDAESSKKSAGGPAAASPLPPEDYKWKGLAGNQAYYIDKTKLTSTATPAPVCVTCAAPVVSSVSDLVGFSPHRPWQDMQPNGLAIVGLAANFVATASVHVVSGILLGNPADVRFTPVAFRWDFGDGASGTSTSGGASWDDLGVPEFSDTATSHIYAIRGDYVAQLTVDYAAEFRVGGGPWQPVSGTLPADANPLDVAARHVKSVLVAHDCNQNPAGVGCPPS; this is encoded by the coding sequence GTGCTCAACCTCTCTGACCAGATGGACACGTCGACGGGAGGCACCGGGGAGCCGTCGACGGGGGACGCGGAGTCGTCGAAGAAGAGTGCGGGTGGGCCTGCTGCCGCCAGCCCGCTGCCGCCTGAGGATTACAAGTGGAAGGGGTTGGCTGGCAACCAGGCGTATTACATCGACAAGACGAAACTCACCTCCACGGCGACGCCCGCCCCGGTCTGCGTCACGTGCGCGGCGCCGGTGGTGTCGAGTGTGAGTGACCTAGTGGGGTTCTCACCGCATCGGCCGTGGCAGGACATGCAACCCAATGGGCTGGCGATCGTGGGGCTGGCGGCTAATTTCGTGGCGACGGCATCCGTTCATGTGGTTTCGGGCATTCTGCTCGGCAACCCTGCCGACGTGCGGTTCACGCCGGTGGCGTTCCGTTGGGACTTCGGCGACGGTGCGAGCGGCACCTCGACATCGGGAGGCGCGTCGTGGGACGACCTCGGAGTTCCAGAATTCTCCGATACCGCCACGAGTCACATTTATGCCATCCGAGGAGACTATGTGGCGCAGTTGACGGTGGACTACGCGGCCGAGTTTCGGGTGGGCGGCGGGCCGTGGCAGCCGGTCTCAGGCACGCTCCCAGCAGACGCGAACCCTCTCGACGTGGCCGCGCGCCACGTGAAGAGCGTGCTCGTAGCCCACGACTGCAACCAGAACCCTGCCGGGGTGGGATGCCCGCCCTCCTGA